A region from the Melanotaenia boesemani isolate fMelBoe1 chromosome 11, fMelBoe1.pri, whole genome shotgun sequence genome encodes:
- the LOC121649251 gene encoding basic salivary proline-rich protein 2-like isoform X4, giving the protein MGHIHCVMLLWLLFTGGLRASIKSSHYRLGSGSWDRKDEPQVLAYQPMSQHQAPAFQHQVDIHPSNYHQMHFLNSKTQASQNQSKYKVYPQIHSNQPKPQLPPLSNKQNLEPTTPNYQQRPESQASSHHLKSQPQGSRHQQSFQPRGSSNQRRPQRKAPSYEQNPQLRRSGYQENQQTQRHHPQRSVYQHNPQVQRSSPQGSTYQQNLQAQRPPPQGSTYQQNLQAQRPPPQGSTYQQNLQAQRPPPQGSTYQQNPQVQRPPPQGSTYQQNPQVQRPPPQGSTYQQNLQVQRPTPQGTSYQQNSQAQRPPPQGTSYQQNPQAQKPPPQGSTYQQNPQVKRPTPQGTSYQQNPQAQRPPPQGSSYQRNPQAQRSPPQGPGYLPNPQPLSPNTPEKRQPLRHWQQEKPQTHVPHNQPRLLLQGPSYKEAPGYQDKSQTQGSSPSPLSQRPEPWEPDYQQGPLPQVPSKQKPQTDLQSYQQKPQAPAPGYQQKPQAQAPGYQQKPQAPAPGYQQKPQAQAPGYQQKPQAQAPGYQQPRQPPFQHNPQLGAHSYLSNDEFDSGSAAKTKRGFPEFNKRDLDHLQPWR; this is encoded by the exons ATGGGACATATCCACTG TGTGATGCTACTATGGCTGCTATTCACTGGAGGGCTTCGTGCAAGCATTAAAT CTTCCCATTATAGACTTGGATCTGGCAGTTGGGACAGGAAAGATGAGCCCCAGGTTCTGGCCTACCAACCCATGTCACAGCATCAAGCTCCAGCTTTCCAGCACCAGGTTGATATTCACCCATCCAATTATCACCAGATGCATTTTCTCAATTCAAAGACCCAAGCATCTCAGAACCAGTCCAAGTATAAAGTTTACCCTCAGATCCACAGCAACCAGCCCAAACCTCAGCTCCCTCCACTCAGCAATAAGCAGAATCTTGAGCCAACCACACCCAACTACCAGCAGAGGCCTGAATCCCAGGCATCCAGCCACCACCTCAAGTCTCAGCCCCAGGGATCTCGCCACCAGCAGAGTTTTCAGCCCCGTGGTTCTAGCAACCAGCGGAGGCCTCAGCGAAAGGCGCCCAGCTATGAACAAAATCCTCAGCTCCGGAGGTCTGGCTATCAGGAGAATCAACAGACCCAGAGGCATCATCCCCAGAGATCTGTCTACCAGCACAATCCGCAGGTCCAGAGGTCTTCTCCCCAAGGGTCCACCTACCAGCAGAATCTACAGGCCCAGAGGCCCCCTCCCCAAGGGTCCACCTATCAGCAGAATCTACAGGCCCAGAGGCCCCCTCCCCAAGGGTCCACCTATCAGCAGAATCTACAGGCCCAGAGGCCTCCTCCCCAAGGGTCCACCTATCAGCAGAATCCACAGGTCCAGAGGCCCCCTCCCCAAGGGTCCACCTATCAGCAGAATCCACAGGTCCAGAGGCCCCCTCCCCAAGGGTCCACCTACCAGCAGAATCTACAGGTCCAGAGGCCCACTCCCCAGGGGACCAGCTACCAGCAGAATTCACAGGCCCAGAGGCCCCCTCCCCAGGGGACCAGCTACCAGCAGAATCCACAGGCTCAGAAGCCCCCTCCCCAGGGGTCCACCTACCAGCAGAATCCACAGGTCAAGAGGCCCACTCCCCAGGGGACCAGCTACCAGCAGAATCCACAGGCCCAGAGGCCCCCTCCCCAAGGGTCCAGCTACCAGCGGAATCCACAGGCCCAGAGGTCTCCTCCCCAGGGGCCAGGCTACCTGCCAAATCCGCAGCCTCTATCTCCAAATACTCCAGAAAAGCGTCAGCCTCTGAGACACTGGCAACAAGAGAAGCCTCAGACCCATGTGCCTCACAACCAACCAAGACTGCTGCTGCAGGGCCCCAGTTATAAAGAGGCACCAGGCTACCAGGACAAATCTCAGACCCAGGGGTCAAGCCCCAGTCCTCTGTCCCAAAGACCTGAACCCTGGGAACCTGACTACCAGCAGGGGCCTCTGCCCCAGGTACCCAGCAAACAGAAGCCACAGACTGACCTGCAAAGTTACCAGCAG AAACCCCAGGCGCCGGCTCCCGGCTACCAGCAGAAGCCCCAGGCGCAGGCTCCCGGCTACCAGCAGAAACCCCAGGCGCCGGCTCCCGGCTACCAGCAGAAGCCCCAGGCGCAGGCTCCCGGCTACCAGCAGAAGCCCCAGGCGCAGGCTCCCGGCTACCAGCAGCCCCGTCAACCACCATTTCAGCATAATCCTCAACTTGGGGCTCACAGCTACCTCTCCAATGATGAGTTTGACTCAGGTTCTGCTGCCAAGACTAAAAGGGGATTTCCAGAATTTAACAAA aGAGATCTTGACCATTTGCAGCCGTGGAGGTAA
- the LOC121649251 gene encoding basic salivary proline-rich protein 1-like isoform X3 — MGHIHCVMLLWLLFTGGLRASIKSSHYRLGSGSWDRKDEPQVLAYQPMSQHQAPAFQHQVDIHPSNYHQMHFLNSKTQASQNQSKYKVYPQIHSNQPKPQLPPLSNKQNLEPTTPNYQQRPESQASSHHLKSQPQGSRHQQSFQPRGSSNQRRPQRKAPSYEQNPQLRRSGYQENQQTQRHHPQRSVYQHNPQVQRSSPQGSTYQQNLQAQRPPPQGSTYQQNLQAQRPPPQGSTYQQNLQAQRPPPQGSTYQQNPQVQRPPPQGSTYQQNPQVQRPPPQGSTYQQNLQAQRPPPQGTSYQQNPQAQKPPPQGSTYQQNPQVKRPTPQGTSYQQNPQAQRPPPQGSSYQRNPQAQRSPPQGPGYLPNPQPLSPNTPEKRQPLRHWQQEKPQTHVPHNQPRLLLQGPSYKEAPGYQDKSQTQGSSPSPLSQRPEPWEPDYQQGPLPQVPSKQKPQTDLQSYQQEPQAQAPGYQQKPQAPAPGYQQKPQAPAPGYQQKPQAQAPGYQQKPQAPAPGYQQKPQAQAPGYQQKPQAQAPGYQQPRQPPFQHNPQLGAHSYLSNDEFDSGSAAKTKRGFPEFNKRDLDHLQPWR, encoded by the exons ATGGGACATATCCACTG TGTGATGCTACTATGGCTGCTATTCACTGGAGGGCTTCGTGCAAGCATTAAAT CTTCCCATTATAGACTTGGATCTGGCAGTTGGGACAGGAAAGATGAGCCCCAGGTTCTGGCCTACCAACCCATGTCACAGCATCAAGCTCCAGCTTTCCAGCACCAGGTTGATATTCACCCATCCAATTATCACCAGATGCATTTTCTCAATTCAAAGACCCAAGCATCTCAGAACCAGTCCAAGTATAAAGTTTACCCTCAGATCCACAGCAACCAGCCCAAACCTCAGCTCCCTCCACTCAGCAATAAGCAGAATCTTGAGCCAACCACACCCAACTACCAGCAGAGGCCTGAATCCCAGGCATCCAGCCACCACCTCAAGTCTCAGCCCCAGGGATCTCGCCACCAGCAGAGTTTTCAGCCCCGTGGTTCTAGCAACCAGCGGAGGCCTCAGCGAAAGGCGCCCAGCTATGAACAAAATCCTCAGCTCCGGAGGTCTGGCTATCAGGAGAATCAACAGACCCAGAGGCATCATCCCCAGAGATCTGTCTACCAGCACAATCCGCAGGTCCAGAGGTCTTCTCCCCAAGGGTCCACCTACCAGCAGAATCTACAGGCCCAGAGGCCCCCTCCCCAAGGGTCCACCTATCAGCAGAATCTACAGGCCCAGAGGCCCCCTCCCCAAGGGTCCACCTATCAGCAGAATCTACAGGCCCAGAGGCCTCCTCCCCAAGGGTCCACCTATCAGCAGAATCCACAGGTCCAGAGGCCCCCTCCCCAAGGGTCCACCTATCAGCAGAATCCACAGGTCCAGAGGCCCCCTCCCCAAGGGTCCACCTACCAGCAGAATCTACAG GCCCAGAGGCCCCCTCCCCAGGGGACCAGCTACCAGCAGAATCCACAGGCTCAGAAGCCCCCTCCCCAGGGGTCCACCTACCAGCAGAATCCACAGGTCAAGAGGCCCACTCCCCAGGGGACCAGCTACCAGCAGAATCCACAGGCCCAGAGGCCCCCTCCCCAAGGGTCCAGCTACCAGCGGAATCCACAGGCCCAGAGGTCTCCTCCCCAGGGGCCAGGCTACCTGCCAAATCCGCAGCCTCTATCTCCAAATACTCCAGAAAAGCGTCAGCCTCTGAGACACTGGCAACAAGAGAAGCCTCAGACCCATGTGCCTCACAACCAACCAAGACTGCTGCTGCAGGGCCCCAGTTATAAAGAGGCACCAGGCTACCAGGACAAATCTCAGACCCAGGGGTCAAGCCCCAGTCCTCTGTCCCAAAGACCTGAACCCTGGGAACCTGACTACCAGCAGGGGCCTCTGCCCCAGGTACCCAGCAAACAGAAGCCACAGACTGACCTGCAAAGTTACCAGCAGGAGCCCCAGGCGCAGGCTCCCGGCTACCAGCAGAAGCCCCAGGCGCCGGCTCCTGGCTACCAGCAGAAACCCCAGGCGCCGGCTCCCGGCTACCAGCAGAAGCCCCAGGCGCAGGCTCCCGGCTACCAGCAGAAACCCCAGGCGCCGGCTCCCGGCTACCAGCAGAAGCCCCAGGCGCAGGCTCCCGGCTACCAGCAGAAGCCCCAGGCGCAGGCTCCCGGCTACCAGCAGCCCCGTCAACCACCATTTCAGCATAATCCTCAACTTGGGGCTCACAGCTACCTCTCCAATGATGAGTTTGACTCAGGTTCTGCTGCCAAGACTAAAAGGGGATTTCCAGAATTTAACAAA aGAGATCTTGACCATTTGCAGCCGTGGAGGTAA
- the LOC121649251 gene encoding basic salivary proline-rich protein 2-like isoform X1, with protein sequence MGHIHCVMLLWLLFTGGLRASIKSSHYRLGSGSWDRKDEPQVLAYQPMSQHQAPAFQHQVDIHPSNYHQMHFLNSKTQASQNQSKYKVYPQIHSNQPKPQLPPLSNKQNLEPTTPNYQQRPESQASSHHLKSQPQGSRHQQSFQPRGSSNQRRPQRKAPSYEQNPQLRRSGYQENQQTQRHHPQRSVYQHNPQVQRSSPQGSTYQQNLQAQRPPPQGSTYQQNLQAQRPPPQGSTYQQNLQAQRPPPQGSTYQQNPQVQRPPPQGSTYQQNPQVQRPPPQGSTYQQNLQVQRPTPQGTSYQQNSQAQRPPPQGTSYQQNPQAQKPPPQGSTYQQNPQVKRPTPQGTSYQQNPQAQRPPPQGSSYQRNPQAQRSPPQGPGYLPNPQPLSPNTPEKRQPLRHWQQEKPQTHVPHNQPRLLLQGPSYKEAPGYQDKSQTQGSSPSPLSQRPEPWEPDYQQGPLPQVPSKQKPQTDLQSYQQEPQAQAPGYQQKPQAPAPGYQQKPQAPAPGYQQKPQAQAPGYQQKPQAPAPGYQQKPQAQAPGYQQKPQAQAPGYQQPRQPPFQHNPQLGAHSYLSNDEFDSGSAAKTKRGFPEFNKRDLDHLQPWR encoded by the exons ATGGGACATATCCACTG TGTGATGCTACTATGGCTGCTATTCACTGGAGGGCTTCGTGCAAGCATTAAAT CTTCCCATTATAGACTTGGATCTGGCAGTTGGGACAGGAAAGATGAGCCCCAGGTTCTGGCCTACCAACCCATGTCACAGCATCAAGCTCCAGCTTTCCAGCACCAGGTTGATATTCACCCATCCAATTATCACCAGATGCATTTTCTCAATTCAAAGACCCAAGCATCTCAGAACCAGTCCAAGTATAAAGTTTACCCTCAGATCCACAGCAACCAGCCCAAACCTCAGCTCCCTCCACTCAGCAATAAGCAGAATCTTGAGCCAACCACACCCAACTACCAGCAGAGGCCTGAATCCCAGGCATCCAGCCACCACCTCAAGTCTCAGCCCCAGGGATCTCGCCACCAGCAGAGTTTTCAGCCCCGTGGTTCTAGCAACCAGCGGAGGCCTCAGCGAAAGGCGCCCAGCTATGAACAAAATCCTCAGCTCCGGAGGTCTGGCTATCAGGAGAATCAACAGACCCAGAGGCATCATCCCCAGAGATCTGTCTACCAGCACAATCCGCAGGTCCAGAGGTCTTCTCCCCAAGGGTCCACCTACCAGCAGAATCTACAGGCCCAGAGGCCCCCTCCCCAAGGGTCCACCTATCAGCAGAATCTACAGGCCCAGAGGCCCCCTCCCCAAGGGTCCACCTATCAGCAGAATCTACAGGCCCAGAGGCCTCCTCCCCAAGGGTCCACCTATCAGCAGAATCCACAGGTCCAGAGGCCCCCTCCCCAAGGGTCCACCTATCAGCAGAATCCACAGGTCCAGAGGCCCCCTCCCCAAGGGTCCACCTACCAGCAGAATCTACAGGTCCAGAGGCCCACTCCCCAGGGGACCAGCTACCAGCAGAATTCACAGGCCCAGAGGCCCCCTCCCCAGGGGACCAGCTACCAGCAGAATCCACAGGCTCAGAAGCCCCCTCCCCAGGGGTCCACCTACCAGCAGAATCCACAGGTCAAGAGGCCCACTCCCCAGGGGACCAGCTACCAGCAGAATCCACAGGCCCAGAGGCCCCCTCCCCAAGGGTCCAGCTACCAGCGGAATCCACAGGCCCAGAGGTCTCCTCCCCAGGGGCCAGGCTACCTGCCAAATCCGCAGCCTCTATCTCCAAATACTCCAGAAAAGCGTCAGCCTCTGAGACACTGGCAACAAGAGAAGCCTCAGACCCATGTGCCTCACAACCAACCAAGACTGCTGCTGCAGGGCCCCAGTTATAAAGAGGCACCAGGCTACCAGGACAAATCTCAGACCCAGGGGTCAAGCCCCAGTCCTCTGTCCCAAAGACCTGAACCCTGGGAACCTGACTACCAGCAGGGGCCTCTGCCCCAGGTACCCAGCAAACAGAAGCCACAGACTGACCTGCAAAGTTACCAGCAGGAGCCCCAGGCGCAGGCTCCCGGCTACCAGCAGAAGCCCCAGGCGCCGGCTCCTGGCTACCAGCAGAAACCCCAGGCGCCGGCTCCCGGCTACCAGCAGAAGCCCCAGGCGCAGGCTCCCGGCTACCAGCAGAAACCCCAGGCGCCGGCTCCCGGCTACCAGCAGAAGCCCCAGGCGCAGGCTCCCGGCTACCAGCAGAAGCCCCAGGCGCAGGCTCCCGGCTACCAGCAGCCCCGTCAACCACCATTTCAGCATAATCCTCAACTTGGGGCTCACAGCTACCTCTCCAATGATGAGTTTGACTCAGGTTCTGCTGCCAAGACTAAAAGGGGATTTCCAGAATTTAACAAA aGAGATCTTGACCATTTGCAGCCGTGGAGGTAA
- the LOC121649251 gene encoding basic salivary proline-rich protein 1-like isoform X2 encodes MGHIHCVMLLWLLFTGGLRASIKSSHYRLGSGSWDRKDEPQVLAYQPMSQHQAPAFQHQVDIHPSNYHQMHFLNSKTQASQNQSKYKVYPQIHSNQPKPQLPPLSNKQNLEPTTPNYQQRPESQASSHHLKSQPQGSRHQQSFQPRGSSNQRRPQRKAPSYEQNPQLRRSGYQENQQTQRHHPQRSVYQHNPQVQRSSPQGSTYQQNLQAQRPPPQGSTYQQNLQAQRPPPQGSTYQQNLQAQRPPPQGSTYQQNPQVQRPPPQGSTYQQNPQVQRPPPQGSTYQQNLQVQRPTPQGTSYQQNSQAQRPPPQGTSYQQNPQAQKPPPQGSTYQQNPQVKRPTPQGTSYQQNPQAQRPPPQGSSYQRNPQAQRSPPQGPGYLPNPQPLSPNTPEKRQPLRHWQQEKPQTHVPHNQPRLLLQGPSYKEAPGYQDKSQTQGSSPSPLSQRPEPWEPDYQQGPLPQVPSKQKPQTDLQSYQQEPQAQAPGYQQKPQAPAPGYQQKPQAQAPGYQQKPQAPAPGYQQKPQAQAPGYQQKPQAQAPGYQQPRQPPFQHNPQLGAHSYLSNDEFDSGSAAKTKRGFPEFNKRDLDHLQPWR; translated from the exons ATGGGACATATCCACTG TGTGATGCTACTATGGCTGCTATTCACTGGAGGGCTTCGTGCAAGCATTAAAT CTTCCCATTATAGACTTGGATCTGGCAGTTGGGACAGGAAAGATGAGCCCCAGGTTCTGGCCTACCAACCCATGTCACAGCATCAAGCTCCAGCTTTCCAGCACCAGGTTGATATTCACCCATCCAATTATCACCAGATGCATTTTCTCAATTCAAAGACCCAAGCATCTCAGAACCAGTCCAAGTATAAAGTTTACCCTCAGATCCACAGCAACCAGCCCAAACCTCAGCTCCCTCCACTCAGCAATAAGCAGAATCTTGAGCCAACCACACCCAACTACCAGCAGAGGCCTGAATCCCAGGCATCCAGCCACCACCTCAAGTCTCAGCCCCAGGGATCTCGCCACCAGCAGAGTTTTCAGCCCCGTGGTTCTAGCAACCAGCGGAGGCCTCAGCGAAAGGCGCCCAGCTATGAACAAAATCCTCAGCTCCGGAGGTCTGGCTATCAGGAGAATCAACAGACCCAGAGGCATCATCCCCAGAGATCTGTCTACCAGCACAATCCGCAGGTCCAGAGGTCTTCTCCCCAAGGGTCCACCTACCAGCAGAATCTACAGGCCCAGAGGCCCCCTCCCCAAGGGTCCACCTATCAGCAGAATCTACAGGCCCAGAGGCCCCCTCCCCAAGGGTCCACCTATCAGCAGAATCTACAGGCCCAGAGGCCTCCTCCCCAAGGGTCCACCTATCAGCAGAATCCACAGGTCCAGAGGCCCCCTCCCCAAGGGTCCACCTATCAGCAGAATCCACAGGTCCAGAGGCCCCCTCCCCAAGGGTCCACCTACCAGCAGAATCTACAGGTCCAGAGGCCCACTCCCCAGGGGACCAGCTACCAGCAGAATTCACAGGCCCAGAGGCCCCCTCCCCAGGGGACCAGCTACCAGCAGAATCCACAGGCTCAGAAGCCCCCTCCCCAGGGGTCCACCTACCAGCAGAATCCACAGGTCAAGAGGCCCACTCCCCAGGGGACCAGCTACCAGCAGAATCCACAGGCCCAGAGGCCCCCTCCCCAAGGGTCCAGCTACCAGCGGAATCCACAGGCCCAGAGGTCTCCTCCCCAGGGGCCAGGCTACCTGCCAAATCCGCAGCCTCTATCTCCAAATACTCCAGAAAAGCGTCAGCCTCTGAGACACTGGCAACAAGAGAAGCCTCAGACCCATGTGCCTCACAACCAACCAAGACTGCTGCTGCAGGGCCCCAGTTATAAAGAGGCACCAGGCTACCAGGACAAATCTCAGACCCAGGGGTCAAGCCCCAGTCCTCTGTCCCAAAGACCTGAACCCTGGGAACCTGACTACCAGCAGGGGCCTCTGCCCCAGGTACCCAGCAAACAGAAGCCACAGACTGACCTGCAAAGTTACCAGCAGGAGCCCCAGGCGCAGGCTCCCGGCTACCAGCAGAAGCCCCAG GCGCCGGCTCCCGGCTACCAGCAGAAGCCCCAGGCGCAGGCTCCCGGCTACCAGCAGAAACCCCAGGCGCCGGCTCCCGGCTACCAGCAGAAGCCCCAGGCGCAGGCTCCCGGCTACCAGCAGAAGCCCCAGGCGCAGGCTCCCGGCTACCAGCAGCCCCGTCAACCACCATTTCAGCATAATCCTCAACTTGGGGCTCACAGCTACCTCTCCAATGATGAGTTTGACTCAGGTTCTGCTGCCAAGACTAAAAGGGGATTTCCAGAATTTAACAAA aGAGATCTTGACCATTTGCAGCCGTGGAGGTAA